One window of the Streptomyces asoensis genome contains the following:
- a CDS encoding SGNH/GDSL hydrolase family protein → MTSMSRARVARRIAAGAAYGGGGIGLAGAAAVGLVLAEVHLARRQVNNGAHPHVPQADGRYGLAYDAPGPGKEPLRLTMLGDSTAAGQGVHRSGQTPGALLASGLAAVAERPVELRNVALPGAQSDDLDRQVMLVLADSDRVPDVCVIMIGANDVTHRMPATRSVRHLSSAVRRLRTAGAEVVVGTCPDLGTIEPVQQPLRWLARRASRQLAAAQTIGTVEQGGRTVSLGDLLGPEFEANPRELFGPDHYHPSAEGYATAAMAILPTVCAALGLWPAEEERPDVSRREGFLPVARAAAEAASEAGTEVAAAMPTGPRGPWALLKRRRRRRVSETEPASPASPSGV, encoded by the coding sequence ATGACGAGCATGTCGAGGGCGAGAGTGGCCCGGCGCATCGCGGCCGGCGCGGCCTACGGCGGCGGCGGCATCGGACTGGCCGGGGCGGCGGCGGTAGGGCTGGTGCTGGCGGAGGTGCATCTGGCGCGGCGCCAGGTGAACAACGGGGCGCATCCCCACGTCCCCCAGGCGGACGGCCGCTACGGCCTCGCCTACGACGCACCCGGGCCCGGCAAGGAACCCCTGCGTCTGACGATGCTGGGCGACTCCACGGCGGCCGGCCAGGGCGTCCACCGCTCCGGGCAGACCCCGGGCGCACTGCTGGCCTCGGGCCTGGCGGCGGTCGCCGAGCGCCCCGTGGAGCTTCGCAACGTGGCGCTCCCGGGCGCGCAGTCCGACGATCTCGACCGGCAGGTCATGCTGGTCCTCGCGGACTCCGACCGGGTGCCCGACGTCTGCGTGATCATGATCGGCGCGAACGACGTGACCCATCGGATGCCGGCCACCCGCTCGGTCCGCCACCTGTCCTCGGCGGTACGACGGCTGCGCACGGCCGGCGCCGAGGTCGTCGTCGGCACCTGCCCCGACCTGGGCACGATCGAGCCGGTCCAGCAGCCGCTGCGCTGGCTGGCCCGCCGGGCCTCACGTCAGCTGGCGGCCGCCCAGACGATCGGCACCGTCGAGCAGGGCGGCCGCACGGTCTCCCTGGGCGACCTGCTGGGCCCCGAGTTCGAGGCCAACCCGCGCGAGTTGTTCGGCCCCGACCACTACCACCCCTCGGCGGAGGGGTACGCGACGGCGGCGATGGCGATACTCCCCACGGTCTGCGCGGCCCTCGGCCTCTGGCCGGCGGAGGAGGAGCGCCCGGACGTCTCCCGCCGCGAGGGTTTCCTGCCGGTGGCCCGGGCAGCGGCGGAAGCGGCCTCGGAGGCCGGCACGGAAGTCGCCGCGGCGATGCCGACCGGCCCACGGGGTCCCTGGGCCCTGCTGAAGCGCCGCAGGCGGCGGCGGGTCTCGGAAACAGAACCCGCGTCCCCTGCCAGCCCGTCCGGCGTTTGA
- a CDS encoding acetyl-CoA C-acetyltransferase, producing the protein MPEAVIVSTARSPIGRAFKGSLKDLRPDDLTATIIQAALAKVPELDPRDIDDLMLGCGLPGGEQGNNLGRIVAVQMGMDHLPGCTITRYCSSSLQTSRMALHAIKAGEGDVFISAGVELVSRFAKGNSDSLPDTRNPFFAEAEARTAAVAAQEGTTWHDPREDGLVPDAYIAMGQTAENLARLKGVTRQDMDEFGVRSQNLAEEAIKNGFWEREITPVTLPDGTVVSKDDGPRAGVTLEGVQGLKPVFRPDGMVTAANCCPLNDGAAAVVVMSDTKARELGLTPLARIVSTGVSGLSPEIMGLGPVEASNQALRRAGLTIDDIDLVEINEAFAAQVIPSYRELGIDLDKLNVNGGAIAVGHPFGMTGARITGTLINSLQFHDKQFGLETMCVGGGQGMAMVIERLS; encoded by the coding sequence ATGCCCGAAGCCGTCATCGTCTCGACCGCCCGCTCCCCCATCGGCCGCGCTTTCAAGGGCTCCCTGAAGGACCTGCGCCCGGACGACCTCACCGCCACGATCATCCAGGCGGCCCTCGCCAAGGTCCCCGAGCTGGACCCGAGGGACATCGACGACCTGATGCTCGGCTGCGGCCTGCCCGGCGGCGAGCAGGGCAACAACCTCGGCCGCATCGTGGCGGTGCAGATGGGGATGGACCACCTCCCCGGCTGCACGATCACCCGCTACTGTTCCTCGTCCCTCCAGACCAGCCGGATGGCCCTGCACGCCATCAAGGCCGGCGAGGGCGACGTCTTCATCTCGGCCGGCGTCGAGCTGGTCTCCCGGTTCGCCAAGGGCAACTCCGACAGCCTGCCCGACACGCGCAACCCGTTCTTCGCCGAGGCCGAGGCCCGCACCGCGGCCGTCGCCGCGCAGGAGGGCACCACCTGGCACGACCCGCGCGAGGACGGCCTCGTCCCGGACGCGTACATCGCGATGGGCCAGACCGCCGAGAACCTCGCCCGCCTCAAGGGCGTCACCCGTCAGGACATGGACGAGTTCGGCGTCCGCTCGCAGAACCTCGCCGAGGAAGCCATCAAGAACGGCTTCTGGGAGCGGGAGATCACCCCGGTGACGCTCCCCGACGGCACGGTCGTCAGCAAGGACGACGGCCCGCGGGCCGGCGTCACACTGGAGGGCGTCCAGGGCCTGAAGCCGGTCTTCCGCCCCGACGGCATGGTCACCGCCGCCAACTGCTGCCCGCTGAACGACGGTGCCGCCGCGGTCGTCGTCATGAGCGACACCAAGGCCCGCGAGCTCGGCCTCACCCCGCTCGCCCGCATCGTGTCGACCGGCGTCTCCGGCCTGTCCCCCGAGATCATGGGCCTGGGCCCGGTCGAGGCGAGCAACCAGGCCCTGCGCCGGGCCGGTCTCACCATCGACGACATCGACCTGGTCGAGATCAACGAGGCGTTCGCCGCCCAGGTGATCCCCTCCTACCGCGAGCTCGGCATCGACCTGGACAAGCTGAACGTCAACGGCGGCGCCATCGCCGTCGGCCACCCCTTCGGCATGACGGGCGCCCGCATCACCGGCACGCTCATCAACTCCCTCCAGTTCCACGACAAGCAGTTCGGTCTGGAGACGATGTGCGTCGGCGGCGGCCAGGGCATGGCGATGGTCATCGAGCGCCTGAGCTGA
- a CDS encoding cystathionine beta-synthase: MQFHDSMISLVGNTPLVKLNSVTKGIQATVLAKVEYFNPGGSVKDRIALRMIEAAEKSGELLPGGTIVEPTSGNTGVGLAIVAQQKGYKCIFVCPDKVSTDKINVLRAYGAEVVVCPTAVDPEHPDSYYNVSDRLVRETPGAWKPDQYSNPNNPLSHYHSTGPELWEQTEGRITHFVAGVGTGGTISGTGRYLKDASEGRVQVVGADPEGSVYSGGSGRPYLVEGVGEDFWPTAYDRTVADEIVPVSDKDSFQMTRRLAKEEGLLVGGSCGMAVVAALRVAERLGPDDVVVVLLPDSGRGYLSKIFNDEWMADYGFLEDEGPSARVADVLNDKVHGAIPSLVHMHPDETVGEAIEVLREYGVSQMPIVKPGAGHPDVMAAEVVGSVVERELLDALFTQRASLDDPLEKHMSAPLPQVGSGEPVGDLMSVLGTADAAIVLVEGKPTGVVSRQDLLAFLAKGGK; the protein is encoded by the coding sequence GTGCAATTCCACGACTCGATGATCAGCCTCGTCGGCAACACCCCGCTGGTGAAGCTCAACAGCGTGACCAAGGGCATCCAGGCGACCGTCCTGGCCAAGGTGGAGTACTTCAACCCGGGCGGTTCCGTGAAGGACCGCATCGCCCTGCGCATGATCGAGGCGGCGGAGAAGAGCGGGGAGCTCCTGCCCGGCGGCACGATCGTCGAGCCGACCAGCGGAAACACCGGGGTCGGGCTGGCCATCGTGGCGCAGCAGAAGGGGTACAAGTGCATCTTCGTGTGCCCCGACAAGGTGAGCACCGACAAGATCAACGTGCTGCGGGCGTACGGTGCCGAGGTCGTCGTGTGCCCCACCGCCGTGGACCCCGAGCACCCGGACTCCTACTACAACGTCTCCGACCGGCTGGTGCGGGAGACGCCGGGCGCGTGGAAGCCGGACCAGTACTCCAACCCGAACAACCCGCTCTCCCACTACCACTCCACCGGCCCTGAGCTGTGGGAGCAGACGGAGGGGCGGATCACCCACTTCGTCGCCGGCGTCGGCACCGGTGGCACCATCTCCGGGACCGGGCGCTATCTGAAGGACGCCAGCGAGGGCCGGGTCCAGGTCGTCGGCGCCGACCCCGAGGGCTCCGTGTACTCCGGTGGGTCCGGGCGGCCCTACCTCGTCGAGGGCGTCGGTGAGGACTTCTGGCCGACCGCCTACGACCGGACCGTCGCCGACGAGATCGTCCCGGTGTCCGACAAGGACTCCTTCCAGATGACCCGGCGGCTCGCGAAGGAAGAAGGGCTGCTGGTCGGCGGCTCCTGCGGGATGGCCGTCGTGGCCGCCCTGCGCGTCGCCGAGCGGCTCGGCCCGGACGACGTCGTGGTCGTCCTGCTGCCCGACAGCGGCCGCGGATACCTCTCGAAGATCTTCAACGACGAGTGGATGGCGGACTACGGCTTCCTCGAGGACGAGGGCCCCAGCGCCCGCGTCGCCGACGTCCTCAACGACAAGGTGCACGGCGCCATCCCGTCCCTCGTCCACATGCACCCGGACGAGACCGTCGGTGAGGCCATCGAGGTGCTGCGCGAGTACGGCGTCTCGCAGATGCCGATCGTGAAGCCGGGCGCCGGTCACCCGGACGTCATGGCCGCCGAGGTCGTCGGGTCGGTCGTGGAGCGGGAGCTGCTGGACGCCCTGTTCACCCAGCGGGCCTCCCTCGACGACCCGCTGGAGAAGCACATGTCCGCCCCGCTGCCGCAGGTCGGTTCCGGTGAGCCGGTCGGCGACCTGATGTCCGTGCTCGGCACCGCGGACGCGGCGATCGTCCTCGTCGAGGGCAAGCCCACCGGGGTCGTCAGCCGTCAGGACCTGCTGGCTTTCCTGGCCAAGGGCGGGAAGTAA
- a CDS encoding SDR family oxidoreductase has protein sequence MSHENQNEYGNQYGNGYASLAGRTAVVTGAASGIGEATAALLAASGARVALLARRGDRLESVVEKIRADGGEALAVVADVTDDASVDAAAARIREAYGNVDLVVNNAGVMLPNPVDDGRIDEWRRMLDTNVTGVLRVIRAFTGDLVGAAAQGRPADLVNISSIAAHIAFPNYGVYGATKAAVTYLSQALRIEFGPRDVRVTNVEPGLTETELATHLDNDELAGQLDGMFDAIGGLSAAEIADVVAYATSRPRHVNLRQIMVLPTRQA, from the coding sequence ATGTCGCACGAGAACCAGAACGAGTACGGGAACCAGTACGGGAACGGGTACGCGAGCCTCGCCGGTCGCACCGCCGTCGTCACCGGCGCCGCCAGCGGAATCGGTGAGGCGACCGCCGCGCTGCTCGCCGCCTCGGGTGCCCGGGTCGCGCTGCTGGCCCGGCGCGGGGACCGGCTGGAGTCGGTCGTCGAGAAGATCCGCGCCGACGGGGGCGAGGCCCTGGCCGTCGTCGCCGACGTCACCGACGACGCGTCGGTGGACGCGGCGGCCGCCAGGATCCGCGAGGCCTACGGAAACGTCGACCTGGTCGTCAACAACGCCGGCGTCATGCTGCCGAACCCCGTCGACGACGGCCGGATCGACGAGTGGCGGCGGATGCTCGACACCAACGTCACCGGGGTGCTGCGGGTGATCCGCGCCTTCACCGGGGACCTGGTGGGCGCCGCCGCCCAGGGACGGCCCGCGGACCTGGTGAACATCTCGTCCATCGCCGCGCACATCGCGTTCCCGAACTACGGGGTGTACGGCGCCACCAAGGCGGCCGTCACCTATCTCTCCCAGGCCCTGCGCATCGAGTTCGGGCCGCGTGACGTGCGGGTCACCAACGTGGAGCCGGGGCTGACGGAGACCGAGCTGGCGACGCACCTCGACAACGACGAACTGGCCGGGCAGCTGGACGGCATGTTCGACGCCATCGGCGGACTGTCCGCGGCCGAGATCGCCGACGTCGTCGCCTACGCGACCAGCCGTCCCCGGCACGTCAACCTGCGGCAGATCATGGTGCTGCCGACCCGGCAGGCGTGA
- a CDS encoding helix-turn-helix transcriptional regulator, giving the protein MDGDLGDFLRSRRARIQPEEVGLPSHGRRRVPGLRREEVAQLAGVSVDYYIRLEQGRGPSVSDAVLDAVGRVLRLDDTEHAYLHAVARPRKPAGRPAAPRVRAGVQSLLDSMERTPAFVLDQRMDVLAWNTLADAVFGYGRTGPEGRNIPRHVFLDPGSQDFYPEWSAVAVQCVAHLRVLAGHHQDDRRLTALVGELSLKSDDFRRLWADHPVRECAYGVKRIQHPVAGLLTFPYETLAVSADPDQSLLVYTPEAGSETEERLRLLGSWRATPVQT; this is encoded by the coding sequence ATGGACGGGGATCTTGGAGACTTTCTGCGCTCACGCCGCGCTCGCATCCAGCCGGAGGAGGTCGGACTGCCCTCGCACGGGCGCCGGCGGGTACCCGGTCTGCGTCGTGAGGAAGTGGCGCAGCTGGCCGGAGTGAGCGTCGACTACTACATCCGCCTGGAGCAGGGCAGGGGCCCGAGCGTCAGCGACGCGGTCCTGGACGCCGTGGGGCGCGTGCTGCGCCTGGACGACACGGAGCACGCCTATCTGCACGCCGTCGCCCGCCCCCGCAAGCCGGCCGGGCGACCGGCCGCGCCCCGCGTCCGCGCGGGCGTCCAGTCGCTGCTCGACAGCATGGAGCGCACCCCGGCCTTCGTGCTGGACCAGCGGATGGACGTGCTGGCGTGGAACACGCTCGCCGACGCGGTCTTCGGCTACGGCCGCACCGGGCCCGAGGGCCGCAACATCCCGCGGCACGTCTTCCTCGACCCGGGCTCCCAAGACTTCTACCCGGAGTGGTCCGCGGTGGCCGTCCAGTGCGTCGCACATCTGCGGGTGCTGGCGGGCCATCACCAGGACGACCGCCGGCTGACCGCGCTGGTCGGGGAACTCTCCCTGAAGAGCGACGACTTCCGCCGGCTGTGGGCCGATCATCCGGTCCGGGAGTGCGCGTACGGGGTGAAGCGGATCCAGCACCCGGTCGCGGGCCTGCTGACCTTCCCGTACGAGACGCTGGCGGTCTCGGCGGACCCGGACCAGTCCCTGCTGGTCTACACCCCGGAAGCGGGCTCCGAGACGGAGGAGCGGCTGCGGTTGCTGGGCAGCTGGCGGGCGACGCCGGTCCAGACGTAG